A window of Roseiflexus castenholzii DSM 13941 genomic DNA:
AGCGAATGGTTGAGTTCGTGGCGGTAGACGCTGAATAGACATCAGGGGGAGATGGCAAGCGCCATCTTCCCCCCTGGTATCGCAGTGTTGAGTCGTTGCAGAGCAACGGCTCAACACCGCCTCTCATGAAGCCCCTTTTAGAAGTCCATCCCGCCGCCCGGAGTCGGCGCTGCCGGTTTCTCCTCTGGAATATCGGCAATCAGCGCCTCGGTCGTCAGCAACAGACCGGCAATCGACACGGCGTTCTGCACTGCCGAGCGGGTCACCTTCACCGGGTCGATGATACCCATCTCGATCATATTGCCGAATTCGCCGGTCAATACATTGTAGCCGATATTCTTATCATTCTTCTCCTTCTGGAGGCGGCGCACCGTATCGATAATCACCGCGCCGTCCTCACCGGCATTGCGTGCCAGCTGACGCATCGGCTCCTCGAGTGCGCGGCGCAGGATCTGCACGCCGTACTTCTCGTCCTCATACGTCACCTGCACCCGATCAAGCGCCGGAATTGCGGTGAGCAACGCCACGCCGCCGCCGGGTACAATGCCTTCTTCGACTGCCGAACGCGCCGTTGAGAGCGCGTCCTCGACGCGATGCTTCTTCTCCTTCAGCTCCGGCTCAGTCGCCGCGCCAACCTTGAGCACGGCCACGCCACCCGCCAGCTTCGCCAGCCGCTCCTGCAACTTCTCACGGTCGAAGTCGCTGGTCGTCGTCTCGATCTGCGCACGGATCTGCTCGATGCGCGCGCGAATGGCGCGCTCATCGCCGCGCCCTTCGATAAACGTCGTGTTATCCTTGTCCGACACGACGCGGCGCGCGCGGCCAAGGTCCTCGATTGTGGCGCTGTCGAGTTTGCGGCCAATCTCTTCGCTGATGAGCGTACCGCCGGTCAGAATGGCGATGTCCTGAAGCATCGCCTTGCGCCGATCGCCGAAACCAGGCGCCTTGACCGCCAGCGCGTTGATCGTGCCGCGCAGTTTGTTGACCACCAGCGTCGCCAGCGCCTCACCATCAACATCCTCGGCGACAATGACCAGGTTCTTGGTGACCTGCAATGCCTTCTCGAGCACCGGCAGGATGTCCTGGATGCTGCTGATCTTCTTGTCGGTGATCAGGATGTAGGGGTCTTCGAGTTCGGCTTCCATTCGCTCCGGGTTGGTGACGAAGTAGGGCGAAATGTAGCCGCGGTCGATCTGCATGCCTTCGGTGTATTCCTTCTCGAAAGCAATGCCCTTGCTCTCCTCGACGGTGATCACGCCGTCCTTGCCGACTTTCTCCATCACCTCGGCGATCAGATCGCCGATCTCGCTATCGGCGGCAGAAATAGCCGCAACGTGTGCAATGTCGGCGCGGTCGCGCACCGGAATGGCGACGCTCTTCAACTCCGCAACCACCGCCTCGACCGCCTTGTCGAGTCCGCGCTTGATCAGCATGGGGTTGGCGCCGGCGGCGACCATCTTCAAGCCTTCATTGACAATCGACTGCGCCAGAACCGTCGCCGTCGTCGTACCGTCACCGACGACATCGTTCGTCTTGGTAGCGACTTCAACCAGCAGGCGCGCGCCCATATTCTCGAAGGGGTCCTTCAGTTCGATCTCTTTGGCGACGGTTACACCGTCGTGGGTCACGGTCGGCGCGCCAAACTTCTTGTCAATCGACACATTGCGCCCGCGCGGTCCGAGCGTCGTCTTGACGGCATCGGCGACAATATCGACGCCACGCTTGAGCGCGCGGCGCGCCTCTTCGTTGAAATACAACTGCTTTGGCATGGAATGTGATCCTCCTGATCAGACGGAATCTAGTCTGACGACTATGCGGCAAAAACAGTATTACTCCTGGATAATCCCCAGGATATCCTTCTCCGACAGAATAAGATACTCGACGTCGTCGATCTTGAATTCGGTGCCGCTGTACTTGGCGAAAATGACGCGATCACCGGCTTTGACGTTCATCGGGATGCGCTTGCCGTTGTCATCGATGCGTCCCTCGCCGACCGCCAGAACCGTGCCTTCCATTGGTCGCTCTTTGCTTGCCGTGTCCGGCAGGTAGATGCCGCCCTTGGTCTTCTCCTCACGCTCGACCGGCTTGACCACCACGCGATCGGCGAGTGGCCGGATGCGGAAATCCGTGCCCATATCTGTGTAACCTCCTTCGATACAGTGTGCAGAGACTTGAAGCGGTTAGCACTCTTGACCAAAGAGTGCTAACCGCTCTCTATACTAACGAAATCGGCTGTTTTTGTCAAGCCCTATTTTAGCACTCGCCAGATGAGAGTGCCAGTAGACATAACGGCGCTCTGAACGCACTGCGTTATCCGGCGCTATGCAGAAAGACCCACTCATGCTACAATCATAGCCAACCACCGTTGTGGACACAGGCGATGATGCGGGATGTCACTGCAAAGGAGGCTGCGGATGCGTCTCGAACGAAATCTGGGAATGGACCTGGTACGCTGCACCGAAGCGGCGGCGTTACGCGCCGCCCGCCTCATGGGTCGTGGTGACAAACATGCCGCCGATCAGGCGGCCGTTGATGCGATGCGTTTTGCGCTCGACGCGGTGCCGATGGATGGTGTGGTGGTCATTGGCGAAGGAGAAAAGGACGAAGCGCCGATGCTGTATATTGGCGAGAAGGTCGGCTCCGGCGAACCGCCGGAAGTTGATGTGGCCGTCGATCCGGTCGAAGGCACAACGCTGCTCGCCGAAGGTATGCCAGGCGCGATTGCCGTAGTTGCGCTTGCAGAGCGTGGTTCACTCTATCACTGGACGGGCATCGCCTACATGGACAAACTGGCGGTCGGACCGCAGGCGCGTGGCGCGATTGACATCAACGCGCCGGTTGATGAGAACATCCGCAATGTCGCGCGGGCGCTCAAGAAAGAAGTCGAGGATATTACGGTGGTGGTGCTTGATCGACCGCGCCACAAGGAACTCATCCGTCAGATCCGCGAGACAGGAGCGCGCATCAAACTCATTCTCCATGGCGATGTCTCCGCAGGAATCATGACGGCTATCGAAGACCCGCCGGCGGATATGCTGATGGGGATCGGCGGCGCTCCCGAAGCCGTTATCACGGCATGTGCGATGAAATGCGTCGGCGGCGAGATTCAGTGCAAACTCTGGCCCCGAAACGACGACGAACGCGCCCTGGCAGCCGCTAATGGCATCGATCTCGAGCGCGTCTATCGCACGTCCGATCTGGTGCGCGGCGAGAATGTCTTCTTTGCCGCCACCGGCATCACCGACGGCGAGTTCCTGCGCGGGGTGCGCTATTTCAGCGGCGGCGCCCGCACCTACTCGGTTGTGATGCGTTCTATTTCGGGCACGGTGCGCTATATCGAGTCGCGCCACGACTGGACGAAACTGATGCGCATTTCCGGTGTTGATTATGTCCATGCCCGCTAGGGCAAACGTTCAACCCTTTACAGCACGCCAACATTCGAGTGATCTCCCAGCACCAGGCGGTACGCCTTGGGTTTCCGCGGTGAACGTGTGACCTCGACGTGCCGCCCGATCAAACTGTCTTCCAGGCGGTGGGGCAGGTCGCGGATGGTGCAGTGCTCCAGCACTATTGAATGCTCGATCTCGGCGCTTTCGATGACGCAGTGGTGATAAATCGAGGTGAATGGACCAATATAGGCATTGATAATGCGTGTCTGTTCACCAATGATCGCCGGTCCACGGATGGTGCTGTTGATGATTTCCGCCCCTCGCTCGACAATGACCTTGCCGATCAGGTGCGAGTCGCGGTCTACAAATCCTTCGACCGATGCCGGCATTTCCTCCAGGATCAGGCGATTTGCTTCCAGCATGTCGTCTTTCTTGCCGGTGTCGATCCACCAACCGTGGTGAATGTAGGGGAAGACGCGTCGCCCATGCTCCACCAGCCACTGGATCGCGTCGGTGATTTCCAGTTCGCCGCGCCACGACGGGCGAATCGCTTCTACCGCTTCCCAGATGCTTGCGTCGAACATATAAATGCCAACCAGCGCCAGGTCGGATGGAGGTTGACGCGGTTTTTCGATCAACCGCACGATCTGTCCGCGTTCGTCGAGAACAGCGACGCCATACTGCTCAGGGGTAGCGACCTGCTTGAGGACGATCTGTGCATTGAAGTCGCTCGTGCCAAACTGCTGGAGCAGGGGCGCAATCCCGCCCTGAATGCAGTTATCGCCCAGGAACATGACAAATCGGTCATCCCCCAGAAAGTCGCGTGAAATCTTGACGGCGTGCGCCAGCCCCAGCGGCTCGTCCTGTTCGATGTAGGTGATCCGCACGCCCCAGCGACCGCCATCGCCGACGGCGGCGCGCACTTCGGGTCCGGTGCTGCCGATTACGATGCCGATGTCTTCGACGCCGGCATCACGGATCGTCTCGATGACGCGGAAGAGCACCGGTTTGTTGGCGACCGGCACCAGTTGCTTGGCGCTAGTATAGGTGATGGGGCGCAGGCGAGTTCCTTTGCCGCCGCTGAGAACCAGTCCTTTCATACACCTTTCCTCATGTTTGGTGGGTTACACATCTGCGTGTGCTGCGATGGTACAGGCGCCGGATGATCAACGGATGACACTGCTGCGATCACTCATCAACACACAGACGCCCGTGCACCTGGCACGGGCGTTGGCGACGACCATGGCAACGGCGTCTACCGGCGCACCCGGATAGCCCCGTAGTAGCGCGATGTCCAGTACGACCCCCAGATGCTCGACACCTGCACACCGTAGCGTGGCGTCATGGCATGCACCATGCGCCCGCCGCCGATGTAGAGAGCCACATGACTGATGCCGCGCCGCCCGCCGGTATTGCGGAAGAAGACCAGATCGCCGGGCGCCAGATTTTCCATCGGACCGACCGACGCTCCATACGCAGTATTGAACTGCGAAGCGGCGCTGCGCGGCAGATTGACGCCAAACTGTCGATAGACATAACTGGTGAACCCGCTACAGTCAAAGCCGGTCGCCGGGCTTGAGCCGCCCCAGCGATAGCGCGCCCCGACGAACTGTACGGCAAAACTGGCGATATCACCGCTGGCCGGAATATTCGCCAAACCGGCGCTCGCGCCGGGGCGACCGCCGCTCACCGGCAGCGCCGGGAAGTCGCGGCTGACCGGCACCCGCCGCAACACGTGCGCTGTGGTGCTGATCAGATCGCGAAACACCCAGGCCTTTGTGCCGTCGGGCAGCCGCACCCGCAGCCAATCCTTATGCTTGCCGATCAGATCGACCTGCACCCCCGCATCGATCCGACCGATCCGGTCGTAGCGCGAGTCGGGACCCTTGCGCAGGTTGACGCTATTTTCTGCAATAACACCCACCAGCGCCGGGTTCGGATCGGGAATGGTTTCGGCGACCAGCAATCGCTTGACGACCGAGGGATCAACATTCAGGAACTCCGCCTTCACCCACCCATCGAGTCCGCCAGGAGCGCCGATGTGGAACCAGTCCTGATAGATTTCGTACAATTCGACCTGCGTATGCTGTTGCAGGGTCGTCATCGACACATAATTCGTTCCGGGACCATCGCGCAACTGAAGACCGCTTTCGCGCACGGTTGCGATCTTGGGCGGCGGCGGCGGCGGGATGGCGCTCTCCTGCACTTCAAACAGTGTGTAGGACGCTGCCTCTGAGATAGCAAGCACCTCACCGGAAATCCAGTAGATCGGGCCATCAACCCGTTCACGGACCTGAAACCAGTCGCCATAGCGACCGATGACCTGCACCGGCGTCTCGCCGGAAATGCGCCCGACCGCATCATACTCCGTGCCGGGACCGTTCCGCAGAAAGGCGCGCTCGACCGCGACCGTCGCCGGGACGACGATCGGCGCCAGCGCTTCGCTTCGTGAAATAAGCGAAAGCGGCACCGGCAGGTCGGCGGTTTCTTCCAGCGGCGCATCGCCCACCGTGGCATCGAGGTCGATCGGCGTCAGCGGCACGGTGAACTCGCTCCCCTCCGCCGGAGCAGCCGGGGCCGGAGCGACTGGCGTCAACACCCCCGGACGCAACTGCGACAGCAGCATTGCGACGGGGAGAAGCAGCGCAACCAGCGCATGGAGAACAACGCGAGCCGGAAGACGGGCGAGAAGAGCAGAGGGGGAACTGAACCGGGCGGACCGAACCGTTTGCCATTGAGTTGCGAGTGCACGGGTGAGTGATGTTTGTTGTCTCCTCCGAGCGAGCGCGCGGCGCTGAAGCGACTCGAGGCTGTACGGGTCCGATGCCATACCTCGATGACTTTGCTCAATCATGGAGCATCTCCTGGCGGTATACCCTGCACCACGCACAGCACAGCAGCCGACTCCACAGAGCCGAGCCACAGTACCGTGGTGCAGAGCATATCGTTAGCGGATGACACGATGGGGCGAGTGTACCACAAGGTGTTAAAAATTGCAAACGAATGGTGCGCCATGCGGTACTACAATGGTATAGCAACATCGAGCGTCGGGCAGGCGCATACCTGCCGTCTACCGAATATAAACCAGAATGCGGATTACGTCAAGTTTTTATTCGGCAACGATCCGTCGCAGGACATCGGGAGTATCGGTAATGATGCCATCGACGCCCACCCTCAGGAAGCGCCGCATCTCATCGGGGTCATTGACCGTCCAGACATGGACACGATACCCGGCGCGGCGCACGATCGGCAGAACGTGGTCGAGCAACGGTATCTGACAGGCGGGATGCCAGGCGACTGCGCCAATCCGCTTGAGTTCCAGGAAGGGCCAGCTTTCGCGCAGACGCACATCGGGGCGAAATGTCGGGATACCCATCAGGAGGGCGCGCGGCAGATCGGGATCGATTGCCGCGATCTCTGCCAGCGCTTCGTCCCAGAACGAAGATATCAGTGTTTGATCGATCACCTGTTCATTGCGCAACAGGCGCACCACATCGGCGCCGATACCGCGCGCCTTCAATTCGACGTTCAGCTGCATCCCGCGTTCGCGAGCAAAGACGCATACCTCTGCAAGGGTCGCCACTCGCTCGCCGCCTATGTCGATCTGTTGCAGATCGGCGAGGGTGCAATGCGTCACGGGTCGTCCTTTCGTCTCCCATCGCGCGGTGGTATCATCGTGAAACACGACCAGTCCGCCATCGGCGGTGCGTTGGACATCGAGTTCACACATATCGGCGCCCTGCCGGGCGGCGAGTTCGAAGGCGCGCATGGTATTTTCCGGCGCATACGCCGATGCGCCGCGATGTGCGATCACCAGGGTCATGGCACGTCTCCTCCTGACAACAAAATCCCCGCCCCGAGCGGGGCGGGGAGCAGCGGTAGCGACCAGGGTTCAGCTCAATGCGCCGACGAGATGCTCTTCGATGGACATGGCGCCCGGTTCACGGGCAACGGCCGGCAACATCGGCGCCAGGATACGCTGCAATGCCATCACGTGTGCGCAGGTATGCCACACACGGAAGGTCGAACAATCACACAACCACCCGCTTGCATTCAGCGTCAGAACATGGTCATTGTTATTGCCACGGAAGCGCGCCCGCAGCGCC
This region includes:
- a CDS encoding glucose-1-phosphate thymidylyltransferase; this translates as MKGLVLSGGKGTRLRPITYTSAKQLVPVANKPVLFRVIETIRDAGVEDIGIVIGSTGPEVRAAVGDGGRWGVRITYIEQDEPLGLAHAVKISRDFLGDDRFVMFLGDNCIQGGIAPLLQQFGTSDFNAQIVLKQVATPEQYGVAVLDERGQIVRLIEKPRQPPSDLALVGIYMFDASIWEAVEAIRPSWRGELEITDAIQWLVEHGRRVFPYIHHGWWIDTGKKDDMLEANRLILEEMPASVEGFVDRDSHLIGKVIVERGAEIINSTIRGPAIIGEQTRIINAYIGPFTSIYHHCVIESAEIEHSIVLEHCTIRDLPHRLEDSLIGRHVEVTRSPRKPKAYRLVLGDHSNVGVL
- the groES gene encoding co-chaperone GroES; this encodes MGTDFRIRPLADRVVVKPVEREEKTKGGIYLPDTASKERPMEGTVLAVGEGRIDDNGKRIPMNVKAGDRVIFAKYSGTEFKIDDVEYLILSEKDILGIIQE
- a CDS encoding glycerophosphodiester phosphodiesterase, with product MTLVIAHRGASAYAPENTMRAFELAARQGADMCELDVQRTADGGLVVFHDDTTARWETKGRPVTHCTLADLQQIDIGGERVATLAEVCVFARERGMQLNVELKARGIGADVVRLLRNEQVIDQTLISSFWDEALAEIAAIDPDLPRALLMGIPTFRPDVRLRESWPFLELKRIGAVAWHPACQIPLLDHVLPIVRRAGYRVHVWTVNDPDEMRRFLRVGVDGIITDTPDVLRRIVAE
- the groL gene encoding chaperonin GroEL (60 kDa chaperone family; promotes refolding of misfolded polypeptides especially under stressful conditions; forms two stacked rings of heptamers to form a barrel-shaped 14mer; ends can be capped by GroES; misfolded proteins enter the barrel where they are refolded when GroES binds); protein product: MPKQLYFNEEARRALKRGVDIVADAVKTTLGPRGRNVSIDKKFGAPTVTHDGVTVAKEIELKDPFENMGARLLVEVATKTNDVVGDGTTTATVLAQSIVNEGLKMVAAGANPMLIKRGLDKAVEAVVAELKSVAIPVRDRADIAHVAAISAADSEIGDLIAEVMEKVGKDGVITVEESKGIAFEKEYTEGMQIDRGYISPYFVTNPERMEAELEDPYILITDKKISSIQDILPVLEKALQVTKNLVIVAEDVDGEALATLVVNKLRGTINALAVKAPGFGDRRKAMLQDIAILTGGTLISEEIGRKLDSATIEDLGRARRVVSDKDNTTFIEGRGDERAIRARIEQIRAQIETTTSDFDREKLQERLAKLAGGVAVLKVGAATEPELKEKKHRVEDALSTARSAVEEGIVPGGGVALLTAIPALDRVQVTYEDEKYGVQILRRALEEPMRQLARNAGEDGAVIIDTVRRLQKEKNDKNIGYNVLTGEFGNMIEMGIIDPVKVTRSAVQNAVSIAGLLLTTEALIADIPEEKPAAPTPGGGMDF
- a CDS encoding C40 family peptidase — protein: MLLSQLRPGVLTPVAPAPAAPAEGSEFTVPLTPIDLDATVGDAPLEETADLPVPLSLISRSEALAPIVVPATVAVERAFLRNGPGTEYDAVGRISGETPVQVIGRYGDWFQVRERVDGPIYWISGEVLAISEAASYTLFEVQESAIPPPPPPKIATVRESGLQLRDGPGTNYVSMTTLQQHTQVELYEIYQDWFHIGAPGGLDGWVKAEFLNVDPSVVKRLLVAETIPDPNPALVGVIAENSVNLRKGPDSRYDRIGRIDAGVQVDLIGKHKDWLRVRLPDGTKAWVFRDLISTTAHVLRRVPVSRDFPALPVSGGRPGASAGLANIPASGDIASFAVQFVGARYRWGGSSPATGFDCSGFTSYVYRQFGVNLPRSAASQFNTAYGASVGPMENLAPGDLVFFRNTGGRRGISHVALYIGGGRMVHAMTPRYGVQVSSIWGSYWTSRYYGAIRVRR
- the glpX gene encoding class II fructose-bisphosphatase, with protein sequence MRLERNLGMDLVRCTEAAALRAARLMGRGDKHAADQAAVDAMRFALDAVPMDGVVVIGEGEKDEAPMLYIGEKVGSGEPPEVDVAVDPVEGTTLLAEGMPGAIAVVALAERGSLYHWTGIAYMDKLAVGPQARGAIDINAPVDENIRNVARALKKEVEDITVVVLDRPRHKELIRQIRETGARIKLILHGDVSAGIMTAIEDPPADMLMGIGGAPEAVITACAMKCVGGEIQCKLWPRNDDERALAAANGIDLERVYRTSDLVRGENVFFAATGITDGEFLRGVRYFSGGARTYSVVMRSISGTVRYIESRHDWTKLMRISGVDYVHAR